A genomic stretch from Gorilla gorilla gorilla isolate KB3781 chromosome 20, NHGRI_mGorGor1-v2.1_pri, whole genome shotgun sequence includes:
- the LOC109024249 gene encoding large ribosomal subunit protein eL37-like, which produces MTKGMSLFGKRRNKTHTLCCRRGSKAYHLQKSTCGKCGYAAKRKRKYNRSAKAKRQNTTGTGGMKHLKIVYHRFRHGFCEGTIPKPKRAAVAASSSS; this is translated from the coding sequence ATGACGAAGGGAATGTCATTGTTTGGAAAGCGTCGCAATAAGACGCACACGTTGTGTTGCCGCCGTGGCTCTAAGGCCTACCACCTTCAGAAGTCGACCTGTGGCAAATGTGGCTACGCTGCCAAGCGCAAGAGAAAGTATAACCGGAGTGCCAAGGCTAAAAGACAAAATACCACCGGAACTGGTGGAATGAAGCACCTAAAAATTGTATACCACAGATTCAGGCATGGATTCTGTGAAGGAACAATACCTAAACCCAAGAGGGCAGCTGTTGCAGCATCCAGTTCATCTTAA